In one window of Rhinopithecus roxellana isolate Shanxi Qingling chromosome 15, ASM756505v1, whole genome shotgun sequence DNA:
- the SART1 gene encoding U4/U6.U5 tri-snRNP-associated protein 1 isoform X1 yields the protein MGSSKKHRGEKEATGTTAAAGTGGATEQPPRHREHKKHKHRSGGSGGSGGERRKRSRERGGERGSGRRGAEAEARSSTHGRERSQAEPSERRVKREKRDDGYEAAASSKTSSGDASSLSIEETNKLRAKLGLKPLEVNAIKKEAGTKEEPVTADVINPMALRQREELREKLAAAKEKRLLNQKLGKIKTLGEDDPWLDDTAAWIERSRQLQKEKDLAEKRAKLLEEMDQEFGVSTLVEEEFGQRRQDLYSARDLQGLTVEHAIDSFREGETMILTLKDKGVLQEEEDVLVNVNLVDKERAEKNVELRKKKPDYLPYAEDESVDDLAQQKPRSILSKYDEELEGERPHSFHLEQGGMADGLRERELEEIRAKLRLQAQSLSTVGPRLASEYLTPEEMVAFRRTKRRVRKIRKKEKEVVVRADDLLPLGDQTQDGDFGSRLRGRGRRRVSEVEEEKESVPQPLPSDDTRVENMDISDEEEGGAPQPGSPQVLEEDEAELELQKQLEKGRRLRQLQQLQQLRDSGEKVVEIVKKLESRQRGWEEDEDPERKGTIVFNATSEFCRTLGEIPTYGLAGNREEQEELMDFERDEERSANGGSESDGEENIGWSTVNLDEEKQQQDFSASSTTILDEEPIVNRGLAAALLLCQNKGLLETTVQKVARVKAPNKSLPSAVYCIEDKMAIDDKYSRREEYRGFTQDFKEKDGYKPDVKIEYVDETGRKLTPKEAFRQLSHRFHGKGSGKMKTERRMKKLDEEALLKKMSSSDTPLGTVALLQEKQKAQKTPYIVLSGSGKSMNANTITK from the exons ATGGGGTCGTCCAAAAAGCACCGCGGAGAGAAGGAGGCGACCGGGACGACGGCGGCGGCCGGCACCGGGGGCGCCACCGAGCAGCCGCCGCGGCACCGGGAACACAAAAAACACAAGCACCGGAGTGGCGGCAGTGGCGGTAGCGGTGGCGAACGACGGAAGCGGAGCCGGGAACGTGGGGGCGAGCGCGGGAGCGGGCGGCGCGGGGCCGAAGCTGAGGCCCGGAGCAGCACGCACGGGCGGGAGCGCAGCCAGGCAGAGCCCTCGGAGCGGCGCGTGAAGCGGGAGAAACGCGATGACGGCTATGAGGCCG cTGCCAGCTCCAAAACTAGCTCAGGCGATGCCTCCTCACTCAGCATCGAGGAGACCAA TAAACTCCGGGCAAAGCTGGGGCTGAAACCCTTGGAGGTCAATGCCATCAAGAAGG AGGCGGGCACCAAGGAGGAGCCCGTGACAGCCGATGTCATCAATCCTATGGCCTTGCGACAGCGAGAGGAGCTGCGGGAGAAGCTGGCGGCTGCCAAGGAGAAGCGCCTGCTGAACCAAAAGCTGGG GAAGATAAAGACCCTAGGAGAGGATGATCCCTGGCTGGACGACACTGCAGCCTGGATTGAGAGGAGCCGGCAGCTGCAGAAGGAGAAAGACCTGGCAGAGAAGAGG GCCAAGTTACTGGAGGAGATGGACCAAGAGTTTGGTGTCAGCACTCTGGTGGAGGAGGAGTTCGGGCAGAGGCGGCAG GACCTGTACAGTGCCCGGGACCTGCAGGGCCTCACCGTGGAGCATGCCATTGATTCCTTCCGAGAAGGGGAGACCATGATCCTCACCCTCAAGGACAAAG GCGtgctgcaggaggaggaggacgtGCTGGTGAACGTGAACCTGGTGGATAAGGAGCGGGCAGAGAAAAATGTGGAGCTGCGGAAGAAGAAGCCTGACTACCTGCCTTATGCCGAGGACGAGAGTGTGGACGACCTGGCGCAG CAAAAACCTCGCTCTATCCTGTCCAAGTACGACGAAGAGCTTGAGGGGGAGCGGCCGCATTCCTTCCACTTGGAGCAGGGGGGCATGGCTGATGGCCTGCGGGAACGGGAGCTGGAGGAGATCCGGGCCAAGTTGCGGCTGCAGGCTCAGTCCCTGAGCACAGTGGGGCCCCGGCTGGCCTCTGAGTACCTCACACCTGAGGAGATG GTGGCCTTTAGAAGGACCAAGCGGAGGGTGAGGAAAATCCgcaagaaggagaaggaggtcGTAGTGCGGGCAGATGACCTGTTGCCTCTTGGGGACCAGACTCAGGATGGGGACTTTGGTTCCAG ACTGCGGGGACGGGGTCGCCGCCGAGTGTctgaggtggaggaggagaaggagtcCGTGCCTCAGCCCCTGCCGTCGGATGACACCCGAGTGGAGAACATGGACATCAGTGATGAGG AGGAAGGTGGAGCTCCACAGCCGGGGTCCCCGCAGGTGCTGGAGGAGGATGAGGCGGAGCTGGAGCTGCAGAAGCAGCTGGAGAAGGGACGCCGGCTACGACAGTTACAGCAGCTACAGCAGCTGCGAGACAGTGGCGAGAAG GTGGTGGAGATTGTGAAGAAGCTGGAGTCTCGCCAGCGGGgctgggaggaggatgaggatcctGAGCGGAAGGGGACCATCGTGTTCAACGCCACGTCCGAGTTCTGCCGCACCTTGGGGGAGATCCCCACCTACGGGCTGGCCGGCAACCGCGAGGAACAGGAGGAGCTCATG GACTTTGAACGGGATGAGGAGCGCTCGGCCAACGGTGGCTCCGAATCTGACGGGGAGGAGAACATCGGCTGGAGCACCGTGAACCTGGAcgaggagaagcagcagcaggat TTCTCTGCCTCCTCCACGACCATCTTGGACGAGGAACCCATCGTGAATAGGGGGCTGGCGGCTGCCCTGCTCCTGTGTCAGAACAAAG GGCTGCTGGAGACCACAGTGCAGAAGGTGGCCCGGGTGAAGGCCCCCAATAAGTCGCTGCCCTCAGCCGTGTACTGCATCGAGGATAAGAT GGCCATCGATGACAAGTACAGCCGGCGGGAGGAGTACCGAGGCTTCACACAGGACTTCAAGGAGAAGGACGGCTACAAACCTGATGTGAAGATCGAATACGTGGATGAGACAGGCCGGAAACTCACACCCAAGGAG GCTTTCCGGCAGCTGTCCCACCGCTTCCATGGCAAGGGCTCAGGCAAGATGAAGACAGAGCGGCGGATGAAGAAGCTAGATGAGGAGGCG CTCCTGAAGAAGATGAGCTCCAGTGACACGCCGCTGGGCACTGTGGCCCTGCTCCAGGAGAAGCAGAAGGCTCAGAAGACCCCCTACATCGTGCTCAGTGGCAGCGGCAAGAGCATGAACGC GAACACCATCACCAAGTGA
- the SART1 gene encoding U4/U6.U5 tri-snRNP-associated protein 1 isoform X2 — MALRQREELREKLAAAKEKRLLNQKLGKIKTLGEDDPWLDDTAAWIERSRQLQKEKDLAEKRAKLLEEMDQEFGVSTLVEEEFGQRRQDLYSARDLQGLTVEHAIDSFREGETMILTLKDKGVLQEEEDVLVNVNLVDKERAEKNVELRKKKPDYLPYAEDESVDDLAQQKPRSILSKYDEELEGERPHSFHLEQGGMADGLRERELEEIRAKLRLQAQSLSTVGPRLASEYLTPEEMVAFRRTKRRVRKIRKKEKEVVVRADDLLPLGDQTQDGDFGSRLRGRGRRRVSEVEEEKESVPQPLPSDDTRVENMDISDEEEGGAPQPGSPQVLEEDEAELELQKQLEKGRRLRQLQQLQQLRDSGEKVVEIVKKLESRQRGWEEDEDPERKGTIVFNATSEFCRTLGEIPTYGLAGNREEQEELMDFERDEERSANGGSESDGEENIGWSTVNLDEEKQQQDFSASSTTILDEEPIVNRGLAAALLLCQNKGLLETTVQKVARVKAPNKSLPSAVYCIEDKMAIDDKYSRREEYRGFTQDFKEKDGYKPDVKIEYVDETGRKLTPKEAFRQLSHRFHGKGSGKMKTERRMKKLDEEALLKKMSSSDTPLGTVALLQEKQKAQKTPYIVLSGSGKSMNANTITK; from the exons ATGGCCTTGCGACAGCGAGAGGAGCTGCGGGAGAAGCTGGCGGCTGCCAAGGAGAAGCGCCTGCTGAACCAAAAGCTGGG GAAGATAAAGACCCTAGGAGAGGATGATCCCTGGCTGGACGACACTGCAGCCTGGATTGAGAGGAGCCGGCAGCTGCAGAAGGAGAAAGACCTGGCAGAGAAGAGG GCCAAGTTACTGGAGGAGATGGACCAAGAGTTTGGTGTCAGCACTCTGGTGGAGGAGGAGTTCGGGCAGAGGCGGCAG GACCTGTACAGTGCCCGGGACCTGCAGGGCCTCACCGTGGAGCATGCCATTGATTCCTTCCGAGAAGGGGAGACCATGATCCTCACCCTCAAGGACAAAG GCGtgctgcaggaggaggaggacgtGCTGGTGAACGTGAACCTGGTGGATAAGGAGCGGGCAGAGAAAAATGTGGAGCTGCGGAAGAAGAAGCCTGACTACCTGCCTTATGCCGAGGACGAGAGTGTGGACGACCTGGCGCAG CAAAAACCTCGCTCTATCCTGTCCAAGTACGACGAAGAGCTTGAGGGGGAGCGGCCGCATTCCTTCCACTTGGAGCAGGGGGGCATGGCTGATGGCCTGCGGGAACGGGAGCTGGAGGAGATCCGGGCCAAGTTGCGGCTGCAGGCTCAGTCCCTGAGCACAGTGGGGCCCCGGCTGGCCTCTGAGTACCTCACACCTGAGGAGATG GTGGCCTTTAGAAGGACCAAGCGGAGGGTGAGGAAAATCCgcaagaaggagaaggaggtcGTAGTGCGGGCAGATGACCTGTTGCCTCTTGGGGACCAGACTCAGGATGGGGACTTTGGTTCCAG ACTGCGGGGACGGGGTCGCCGCCGAGTGTctgaggtggaggaggagaaggagtcCGTGCCTCAGCCCCTGCCGTCGGATGACACCCGAGTGGAGAACATGGACATCAGTGATGAGG AGGAAGGTGGAGCTCCACAGCCGGGGTCCCCGCAGGTGCTGGAGGAGGATGAGGCGGAGCTGGAGCTGCAGAAGCAGCTGGAGAAGGGACGCCGGCTACGACAGTTACAGCAGCTACAGCAGCTGCGAGACAGTGGCGAGAAG GTGGTGGAGATTGTGAAGAAGCTGGAGTCTCGCCAGCGGGgctgggaggaggatgaggatcctGAGCGGAAGGGGACCATCGTGTTCAACGCCACGTCCGAGTTCTGCCGCACCTTGGGGGAGATCCCCACCTACGGGCTGGCCGGCAACCGCGAGGAACAGGAGGAGCTCATG GACTTTGAACGGGATGAGGAGCGCTCGGCCAACGGTGGCTCCGAATCTGACGGGGAGGAGAACATCGGCTGGAGCACCGTGAACCTGGAcgaggagaagcagcagcaggat TTCTCTGCCTCCTCCACGACCATCTTGGACGAGGAACCCATCGTGAATAGGGGGCTGGCGGCTGCCCTGCTCCTGTGTCAGAACAAAG GGCTGCTGGAGACCACAGTGCAGAAGGTGGCCCGGGTGAAGGCCCCCAATAAGTCGCTGCCCTCAGCCGTGTACTGCATCGAGGATAAGAT GGCCATCGATGACAAGTACAGCCGGCGGGAGGAGTACCGAGGCTTCACACAGGACTTCAAGGAGAAGGACGGCTACAAACCTGATGTGAAGATCGAATACGTGGATGAGACAGGCCGGAAACTCACACCCAAGGAG GCTTTCCGGCAGCTGTCCCACCGCTTCCATGGCAAGGGCTCAGGCAAGATGAAGACAGAGCGGCGGATGAAGAAGCTAGATGAGGAGGCG CTCCTGAAGAAGATGAGCTCCAGTGACACGCCGCTGGGCACTGTGGCCCTGCTCCAGGAGAAGCAGAAGGCTCAGAAGACCCCCTACATCGTGCTCAGTGGCAGCGGCAAGAGCATGAACGC GAACACCATCACCAAGTGA
- the EIF1AD gene encoding probable RNA-binding protein EIF1AD, giving the protein MSQATKRKHVVKEVLGEHIVPSDQQQIVRVLRTPGNNLHEVETAQGQRFLVSMPSKYRKNIWIKRGDFLIVDPIEEGEKVKAEISFVLCKDHVRSLQKEGFWPEAFSEVAEKHNNRNRQTQPELPAEPQLSGEESSSEDDSDLFVNTNRRQYHESEEESEEEEAA; this is encoded by the exons ATGTCTCAGGCCACCAAGAGGAAGCATGTGGTGAAGGAGGTGCTGGGGGAGCACATCGTGCCCTCCGACCAGCAGCAGATTGTCAGG GTACTCAGGACCCCAGGGAACAATCTGCATGAGGTGGAGACAGCCCAAGGGCAGCGCTTCCTGGTGAGCATGCCCTCCAAATACCGCAAGAACATCTGGATCaagagag GGGACTTTCTCATTGTTGACCCCATTGAAGAGGGAGAAAAGGTGAAGGCTGAGATCTCGTTTGTGCTCTGCAAGGACCACGTGCGCTCCCTGCAGAAGGAGGGCTTTTG GCCTGAGGCCTTCTCTGAAGTGGCTGAGAAACACAACAACAGGAACAG ACAAACTCAACCAGAACTCCCAGCTGAGCCACAGTTATCAGGAGAGGAGTCCAGCTCAGAAGATGATTCTGACCTGTTTGTTAACACAAACCGCAGACAGTATCATGAGAGTGAGGAGGAGAGCGAAGAGGAGGAGGCCGCCTGA